Proteins encoded in a region of the Mercenaria mercenaria strain notata chromosome 1, MADL_Memer_1, whole genome shotgun sequence genome:
- the LOC128551286 gene encoding monocarboxylate transporter 14-like, whose translation MNVQDLEIPQPPFSPHNPMHDIDISTNGVEKLLKYLDPHKAADKSGKKAEATDIWKIMIEVLQNCRFMVFFVSSVTTFTVVFCPATFLPDLMRDARYNLQEISWCVMIMGFGNLIGRLINGTFASKFNNHVPWIHGITLLGFAATTTLTITSHSLTSLIVLSALLGLFSGGYFGLHMAVVAHYLKRSQIPVGFGMIVAANGVSSTAGVPLAGLVSDAFDGEKGSFVFGGCVMFIAALVLSVNMVKEFFVRWTSDVEAKDEYNVEVHYENEITHL comes from the exons atgaacgTACAGGATCTTGAGATTCCACAGCCACCGTTTAGTCCCCATAACCCAATGCATGATATTGATATATCTACAAATGGCGTAGAGAAACTCCTTAAATACCTTGACCCCCACAAGGCTGCAG ACAAATCGGGAAAGAAGGCAGAAGCTACTGACATATGGAAAATAATGATTGAAGTTCTCCAGAACTGTAGATTTATGGTGTTCTTTGTATCTAGCGTAACTACGTTCACTGTTGTATTTTGTCCTGCGACATTCCTACCGGATTTGATGCGAGATGCCCGATATAATCTCCAAGAAATATCCTGGTGTGTCATGATAATGGGTTTCGGAAATTTAATTGGTCGCCTAATAAATGGTACCTTTGCATCTAAATTCAACAACCACGTGCCGTGGATCCATGGAATCACACTTTTAGGATTTGCTGCTACCACTACATTGACCATTACGTCACATTCGTTAACATCATTAATAGTATTATCGGCCCTGTTAGGACTGTTCTCAg GTGGTTATTTTGGTCTTCATATGGCAGTAGTTGCCCACTACCTTAAAAGATCCCAGATCCCAGTTGGTTTTGGAATGATAGTAGCAGCAAATGGTGTCTCGTCAACCGCTGGGGTTCCACTCGCTG GTCTGGTGTCTGATGCATTCGATGGTGAAAAAGGCTCGTTTGTGTTTGGAGGTTGCGTGATGTTCATCGCCGCTCTGGTTTTATCCGTCAACATGGTGAAAGAGTTCTTTGTGCGATGGACTTCTGATGTCGAAGCTAAAGATGAATATAACGTTGAAGTTCactatgaaaatgaaataacacacTTATAG